The following proteins are co-located in the Deinococcus metallilatus genome:
- a CDS encoding ExbD/TolR family protein, with amino-acid sequence MRRRFRDGDAVTFDFAPMVDIVLLLLIFFFLTSNLGARQNALPLDLPRASTTVQETPALPIVSVDRGGKVYLNGKETTLTRLGGQLKPLLGTSGGVVGLRADERGNYGTVVRVMDEIKKAGGERLALGTRTAPAGGK; translated from the coding sequence GTGAGGCGGCGCTTCCGGGACGGTGACGCGGTGACCTTCGACTTCGCCCCGATGGTGGACATCGTGCTGCTGCTGCTGATCTTCTTCTTTCTGACCAGCAACCTCGGCGCGCGGCAAAACGCCCTGCCGCTCGATCTGCCCCGCGCCAGCACCACCGTGCAGGAGACGCCCGCCCTGCCCATCGTGAGTGTCGACCGCGGCGGGAAGGTCTATCTGAACGGCAAGGAAACCACCCTGACCCGGCTGGGCGGGCAGCTCAAGCCTCTACTGGGCACGTCGGGCGGCGTGGTGGGCCTGCGGGCGGACGAGCGCGGCAACTACGGCACGGTCGTCCGGGTGATGGACGAGATCAAGAAGGCGGGCGGCGAGCGCCTGGCGCTGGGGACCCGCACCGCTCCCGCCGGGGGAAAGTGA